CTAAATGAGGAAAAGCAGCTCTCACATACCCCCCCTCTCGtcttagaaataaaaaagacaagtaAAATCATTGGAACCCCCCCGTACCccacatattaaaaaacaacaacactgtggCCGTCGAGAAcggaagagaaggaaaatggACGCAGCGAGAACGACGGGGAAATGACCACTCCGCTGGTCCTCCACAGACAGGAGATGGAGGCGCGAGGTGGCAGTCGAAGTGGTGTCGGCGGTGGGATCTCACTGTGTGATCTTTATATCTGTGTGATTGGAGGACAAGCAAAGGGTTGgcgaggagggaagagagggaggaacgAAGGTTTCGAGAAAGACGAGGGGCAGAGAGCAGGGGAATAACAGGGAGGGGAAGGAGCTGGATGGCCCTTTTTTGCAGAGCATAGACACTCCCTTTGTATCTTTAGCTCATTCAAATCTACATACACAATATGCAGCTGCCGTTTGGTAGATATATTGGTTTATGTACACAGCAGTGAGAGAACACATGCAAAGAGTATCATAGGAGATGGGGGGGAAAGGGGGCAGGTCAATGTAGAAAGTTGTAAAGgtgcttttgctgtttttaatctttgGGGCAGTTGTGATGAAAATTGCTTCAAAGCGGTTTTTGTCTTTAAGGGGGCGGGGCATCTGGAGGTGTGTCTTGCCAGGGGTTGAGTGACAGGGGGGAGAAATAAGTGGAAGATGTAGGGGGTTTGAGCAAAGATGCTCCATCGATCAATAGTATGTCTCCTTCTCCACCCAACCTGGAGTacaaatgagagaaagacaaacaaaggaGAAGTTCACAGTTAATTCAATGCAATCATATTTACAAGACATATTTTATGAAGATTTTCCATTGAATTAGCATAAATTGAAAGAGTTTAacactttgggaaatacactaattcgttttcttgcagagagttagatgagaaaaccaaaatcactctcatgtctgtattaTAAATATGAGGCTCCTGccagcagtcagttagcttatcttagaAGAAAGACTGGGATCAGGGGGAAACAGCTCGTTTAGCTTTGTCTGaagataacaaaatccacctacatGCACCTCTAAATCTCACCAACCAACACGTTAAATcttgtttgtgtaaaatctACATGTCGTGGTGTGCTGGGCAAATTCTTGAATGGATGCAGTGACTTCCTCCAGTCTTGTCAGTACCGTGAGTTTGCCAGGCAACCAACATGAGACTGTTACAGCACCAAGCTAAAATCCAGTACATTACCCccataaaacacaacatgcagcGCTATTGCTTTGGAGATACTTCGGTTTAAGgagtaaacaaaataaaaaaaacactaaccTCCAGGGTTCCGGCGGAGGAGAAGTTTTCGGACCTCATCATAAACAAAGATGAGAAAACTATAGGGGAATGCACAAAACCACCAGGTAGGCCTGTGGGCGAGACAAGAGAACCACAAGGATTAAAAATAATCCAGCTAACGGATAACACCCCATGTCTATGTGTCATCATACAGGGACACCCCTGTGATACATGTGGTAATGGCACTCACTTTAGAGGATACATCCTGAGTGCCACATCCATGCCTGGGCAGTAGGACAGGAAGGCGGCCAGGGCTGTCTCTTCAAACAGGCCAAAGATCAAGATCTTGTTCCTGGGTTgagaaacacaacagatgttGAACAGCAGAAAAGATGATGCAGAAATTAAGATTAATTAAGATCTGTCAAACTAATCTAGATCATATTACTGTAATGATTATTagcaaaaagaaatatttagtACCAAGATGCCGAAAAGCAGCTAAATAGGCAGGTGTAAGTAAACTGCTAACAGAGTACAGTTGCTGGACTCACTTCATGCCCTGCTGGAACACAGAGTTACGTCTGGTCTTGCAGATGATGACATCAGCCCACTGCACTACTACAATACTGACAAAGAAGGCCGTGTGGCATGTGAACTCCACAATCTTCCTCTGCTCGTAAGTCTGAGggcaggagaggacagacagtaaGATAAAGCACCAAAACCTGAGTAAGCACCTAAGAGGTCACTTAAAACGGCACACTTACCCATTGCTGCCCATAGCTGTCTTCCAGATCGTTGACAGAGCGGTCGTCCCACATGAGCCTGATGCCTACTAGATGACTGGGCAGGAAACCATTTTCAGCCAAGATGACAAAGTAGGAGAAGAAGCCTCCCAGAGCCTGGATCATACCTGAGGAAAAACATACAGAGTTTGTGAACAAAAGAGGGGGATAAAGCTgattttaacacaaaaattGCTTTAAGGTAACCAAGATCAAACTTCAATCCGGATAGACAATTCAAAGCCTGGATCAGTGGTAGCAATCTTCATATCACCTACCAATCTGTCCATAGGCAATGCTGATAAGCCTCTCATTCACCAGCTTGTCCCTGAATGGGTTCCTGGGCTGACGCTTCATGATGTCGCTCTCAGCCGCTTCGTAAGCCAGTGAGATAGCTGGCACctgaggggagaggaagaaaccTTCAGTATCAGCAGGAGCTGTATTCAGCGGTGCCGGTGTGTGTAAAAGAGGGCGACTGTTTGATCAGCTCTCACCATGTCAGTTCCCAGGTCAATGCAGAGGATGGTGATGGTTCCCAGTGGCAGGGGGATGTTGACGATGATGAACAGCAGGAAGGGGGTGATCTCTGGGATGTTGCTGGTCAGGGTGTAGGCAATGGACTTCTTAAGGTTATCAAAGATCAAACGGCctgaaggggaaaaaacagacaggTCACATCACATACTAAGTCCTATTGTTTTTGCTGTGAACTAGAGCTGGACCTCTGAAACCACACGTACATCCAAGGATCACATCTTCTACAACCTCAAGGTTTTTGCCCGAAGCTCTTATTTTGtgtcagaatatttttttttggttaatctccaggagaaaaagaaacttTGCCTCAGTTTATCTGAAATCGTATTTTTTcatccttctccctcttcatgGTTTTTAAGATTCTCTCATGATAAACTTCTTTAAATGTTCTCTGTCTTCCAGTTCTGTCCTTTGGTTCCTCTCACCTTCCTCCACCCCTGTGACAATAGAGGCGAAGTTGTCATCCAACAAGATCATGTCAGCAGCCTGTTTGGACACATCTGAGCCTGAGATCCCCATGGCAACACCGATGTCGGCCTTTTTCAGCGCAGGAGAGTCATTTACACCATCACCTGTGACAGCTACAATGGCACCCTGGGAGAGAAGAAGGGGGGGTTATATAGCATAAATGCATTGAAGAATTTCtgtttattaaatgtatttaccCCTCATCTACAGGGGGTCTTGATTTTAAGAGAGAACTACTTACTGtaatcatataaaaataaatgtcaaagaGAGCATAAcccattaaataaaacaatataggCCCTTTAAACGATCACATTCAAATGGCAAAAGTGatacattcatttaattttcaatcaaatcaaactaAAGCCCTATGAAATTTCAAATACAACCTATCTCACAGTGAAAAactaataaatgttttatttctcagaGCATCCTCATTCAACAGATAACTAGCGCCATCTGCTGTTGTAAAAGTATACTGACACGCAATCGTCCCTGAATGTACCAACTGCAATTTCCAATATCTTCTACACATCAAGCTAATATAAAACATGAGGACAACACTGCTTAGATTATAGATGTGACTCCTACTTGTTCAAATCATACCAAACATGTATTGACCATGTGGCATTTTATTAAAACAATCTCATCGTGCACCAACCAGTCTCTGGCAGCCCTCGACAATGATGAGCTTCTGCTGTGGGGAGGTCCTGGCAAACACAATCTCCGTGTGATTCCTCAGGATGTCGTCCATCTGTTCCTGAGATAGATCTTTCAGGTCTGTACCGTGGATCACACAGGCCTTGGCATCCCTAAACACAGGGGTTAAAACATTGATGTGGGTGTTATAATTTACTGTCGCTTGTCCGACTGTGTTCTTGTTTTGGTGGGTGTTTTTCTCTGAACGCTCCTTACCTGGGGTTCACCTGGCTGACAGGTATGTTGAGGCGAGCTGCAATGTCCTCCACTGTCTCGTTGCCCTCTGAGATGATGCCCACTCCCTTGGCAATGGCCTTGGCTGTGATTGGGTGATCTCCAGTGACCATGATAACCTTGGAACAAGAGTAACAAAAATGGCATATCACTGTGTGATCTCGAAGGTACTTTGAATGTTATTATAAAACACCGGAAGGAACAAAGAGATCAGATATTAGGTGTGTTGAAGAAGCTCACCTTGATACCAGCAGATCGGCATTTGCCAACAGCATCAGGCACAGCAGCACGGGGAGGGTCGATCATGGACATGAGGCCAACAAAGCAAAGGTTGTCCGTCTGGAAGTTAACATCATCGGTGTCAAAGGCAAAGCCCTTGGGGTACTGGTCCTCTGGCAGCAGCTGGTGGCAGAAACCTgaagggaaaagaaatgtgtgatgttgtgtttgatttaaaatgtgtaagACTGTCCAAGAATCAACCCAGATCTTGTCCaatgaaaaatgtcatatttatttCATGGCTCCCTTTGGGTTGAGAAACTTCCTCCAACTCTTATGCTGcagaaaacatttgtaaaacCCATTAGGCaatatgaaaaatgcatgaaagcTGAAAGCTGTTATTTTTCTTAGCCGATGAACAGTTGATATTTTGGGGATAGTTTTCAAAGAACAGTGGTGGCAATTAATTAACgactaaaaatgttttttagaaTGGAAAATTAGTGGaatgttgtagtttttgttgAATGAgtggaaaagacatttttaaatgacttgaATGACTGAATAAAATCCCTATTTTCTCCTTTTGAACCCGTCTCCGTCACTCCCTCTGCATCATGAAATGTTCTTTATCCCTCTTCAGTTGTATCCATCCTTACCCAGAACTCTCTCTCCCAGTCCTCCCAGCTCCATGTAGGCATTCTGGAAAGCTTCCTTCATCTCCTCATCCATGGGTTGCTCCTTGCCCTGCAGCAGGATGGTGGAGCAACGGTCCAGGATCCTCTCAGGGGCTCCCTTCATCACCAGCAGGTAACGGTTGTCATTGGGATCCTCTGTCTCATGCACGGACAGctagaggaggagaacaaacatgaaaatcagtTTTAATGCAGTGAATAGGGTGTTTGTGCATAGTATATGGGTGGACACGGCTATAATCCAACCTGTTATTTACCTGGTATTTGTTGGTGGAGTTAAAGGGGATCTCAGCCACCTTCTTGTTCTTATCCCTCATGACCCTGACTGAGCCACAGGACAGCTCGATACACTTCAGCAGGGCTGACTCTGAGGCATCGCCGGCCACGTCACGCTTCAGGATGGGCAATGAGTCTTGTCCGGCTTTGAACTGGGCACGGTTACACAGACCAGCGACACGAGCCAGAGACAGCCATGTCACTGAGCTCTTGTCAAAAGAGGCGCCTGCAGAAGGAACATAAGAGTGGGTATTATTAACCTTTGGGATTTCTAGTCATCATTTATCCCTTTTATAGGGGTAGTATGTTTCTTCAGTGGTGCCTGCCCTCTCCTCACTAACCAGACTGGTCCTCGGTGGTGTCGGCCTCATGGATCTGGTTGTCAAACCACATGTGGGCCACAGTCATCCTGTTCTGGGTCAGGGTGCCTGTCTTGTCAGAGCagatggtggaggtggagccCAGGGTTTCCACAGCTTCCAGGTTCTTCACCAGGCAGTTCTTCTTAGCCATACGTTTGGCAGTCAGGGTCAGACAtacctgcagacaaacacatttatgaCGTTGAACAACGTTAATTAGCACTGTCTTTGGAATTTCTTGATGCTAAATAAAGTGAGCTCATAGTACAATTAAATAAGAAGCAGTCAAGCAAATCTTTGTTTGCTCATTCAAAACGATATAGAAGCACAAAAAAGTAGCACCAACGCTTAAAACAAGCTGAATGCAAAAAGAGATACCCCATGGTACCAAAGCATGCTAATTCAGGAGCAAGTGAAAAGCGCCACAGGAGTATCTAATTATTTTTCCACTTACAGTGACTGTGGCCAGCAGCCCTTCAGGCACGTTAGCCACAATGATGCCGATGAGGAAGATGACGGCCTCCAGCCAGGTGTAACCCAGGATGATGGCCAGGATAAAAAACGTGACGCCCAGGAAGACGGCCACACCTGTGATGATATGGATGAAGTGCTCGATCTCTTTGGCGATGGGGGTTTTGCCGGTCTCCAGGCCAGAGGTCAGAGTAGCAATGCGGCCCATGACTGTGCGGTCTCCAGTGCAGATAACAATGCCACGAGCTGTGCCTGGTTTGGAAAAAGAACAGACGTATAATGTTTGAAAATACCGTTTGCAGCATCAGTATCTGTCCTATAAACTATAACAAAACCTATAAAGAAGTCCTATAAACGAAATTTCTCATTTAAAATCACAATTGTAATTTCAAATTCAGTTTCTGGGGGAACTGTGCACTGCGTACACCTGTTTAACCTCAAtaagaggttaaaaaaaatcccaatgCTGTGTTACATTTTAGTCTTAGACCAACCACAGGCACACAAGTTAATAATAGCATGTAATTCTATTGCCATGGTGACCATACCTTCCACACAGTTGGTGGAGAAGAAAGCAACGTTTCGGGTCTCCAAGGGGTTGTCATGGGTACAGTCAGGTGACCTGCTCTGGGGTTCTGACTCGCCTGTTAGTGAGGAGTTATCAACCTGATGGgacacaggaaaagaaaagtgtgtATTTGCATACAACAAGAAGCAAGactttgaatgtgtgtgctcatatgtgtgtgtgtgtgtgtgtgtgtgcgcgcgtgtgtgtgtaccttgcaGCCATGAGCAGAAACCACCCTGATGTCAGCAGGGATCCTGTCTCCTCCCTTCACTTCAATCAGATCTCCGGCCACCACTTCTTCAGCGTTGATCTGTACCTTCTCACCCTCGCGGATCACCAACGCTTGCTGCAGGGCGATATCAGTGAAggttagaaaacaaacaagcatggGACGCTAATAATAGAAACACACTCTCAAAATATGGCAGAAAGCCATCCCTTCATGTGAAAAGAACTGTCTGACAAACCAGAACATTAGCAAAGAATACATCACATTCaatgcatttgaaatgaaaacacacagtattcATAACTCTCTGTAGATGGAGAGCGCGACCACCAGCTGTGCCACGTTCTTTGGCACATAAAATATTTTATCCTCTATCTCAGAGCCAAGCAAATAAGGTAATTTGTAAAGACTTACATGAACATTGTTTCTACATCCCAGTGTCCATGAACATGAAGTCACATTAATCCTAAATATATTCACATTCGAGGCTATACAGTCAGTCACTCTTCCACAGGGACTCAAAAAAAGCTTTCACACATAAGTTTCTGTTGAGCAAACGCATATTTACCTGAGGCACCATGTTCTTGAAAGACTCCATGATTTTGGAGCTCTTGGCCTCTTGAAAGTATGAGAAGCAACCAGTAATGATGACGACAGCTGTGAGCACAATACCGAGGTACAActggagacagaggcagagagacaacgTCAGGCATATGTGAGTGTGGGCTGTGGGAAGGCACTGGGTACAGTATGTGTGGGACTGAGGTGTTGTTTATGTCTGTATTTCAAAGTCAGAAGATGTGTTAATGAGGTGTAGACGGGCCagatctgcgtgtgtgtgtgtgatgtgtctgtgtgtgtgtgtgttgctcacaTTGTCTCCTGCAGGATCGTCCTCAGTGGCTGCCTGGATGGCGTAGGCCAGGAAGCAGAGGATGGCGCCGATCCAAAGCAGGATGGAGAATCCACCAAACAGC
Above is a window of Chelmon rostratus isolate fCheRos1 chromosome 8, fCheRos1.pri, whole genome shotgun sequence DNA encoding:
- the atp1a3b gene encoding sodium/potassium-transporting ATPase subunit alpha-3b isoform X2, with protein sequence MGDKDDRSPKKKKGGTKDMDDLKKEVPITEHKMSVEEVCRKYQTDIVQGLTNAKAAEFLIRDGPNALTPPPTTPEWVKFCRQLFGGFSILLWIGAILCFLAYAIQAATEDDPAGDNLYLGIVLTAVVIITGCFSYFQEAKSSKIMESFKNMVPQQALVIREGEKVQINAEEVVAGDLIEVKGGDRIPADIRVVSAHGCKVDNSSLTGESEPQSRSPDCTHDNPLETRNVAFFSTNCVEGTARGIVICTGDRTVMGRIATLTSGLETGKTPIAKEIEHFIHIITGVAVFLGVTFFILAIILGYTWLEAVIFLIGIIVANVPEGLLATVTVCLTLTAKRMAKKNCLVKNLEAVETLGSTSTICSDKTGTLTQNRMTVAHMWFDNQIHEADTTEDQSGASFDKSSVTWLSLARVAGLCNRAQFKAGQDSLPILKRDVAGDASESALLKCIELSCGSVRVMRDKNKKVAEIPFNSTNKYQLSVHETEDPNDNRYLLVMKGAPERILDRCSTILLQGKEQPMDEEMKEAFQNAYMELGGLGERVLGFCHQLLPEDQYPKGFAFDTDDVNFQTDNLCFVGLMSMIDPPRAAVPDAVGKCRSAGIKVIMVTGDHPITAKAIAKGVGIISEGNETVEDIAARLNIPVSQVNPRDAKACVIHGTDLKDLSQEQMDDILRNHTEIVFARTSPQQKLIIVEGCQRLGAIVAVTGDGVNDSPALKKADIGVAMGISGSDVSKQAADMILLDDNFASIVTGVEEGRLIFDNLKKSIAYTLTSNIPEITPFLLFIIVNIPLPLGTITILCIDLGTDMVPAISLAYEAAESDIMKRQPRNPFRDKLVNERLISIAYGQIGMIQALGGFFSYFVILAENGFLPSHLVGIRLMWDDRSVNDLEDSYGQQWTYEQRKIVEFTCHTAFFVSIVVVQWADVIICKTRRNSVFQQGMKNKILIFGLFEETALAAFLSYCPGMDVALRMYPLKPTWWFCAFPYSFLIFVYDEVRKLLLRRNPGGWVEKETYY
- the atp1a3b gene encoding sodium/potassium-transporting ATPase subunit alpha-3b isoform X1, translating into MGYGRSDSYRVATTQDKDDRSPKKKKGGTKDMDDLKKEVPITEHKMSVEEVCRKYQTDIVQGLTNAKAAEFLIRDGPNALTPPPTTPEWVKFCRQLFGGFSILLWIGAILCFLAYAIQAATEDDPAGDNLYLGIVLTAVVIITGCFSYFQEAKSSKIMESFKNMVPQQALVIREGEKVQINAEEVVAGDLIEVKGGDRIPADIRVVSAHGCKVDNSSLTGESEPQSRSPDCTHDNPLETRNVAFFSTNCVEGTARGIVICTGDRTVMGRIATLTSGLETGKTPIAKEIEHFIHIITGVAVFLGVTFFILAIILGYTWLEAVIFLIGIIVANVPEGLLATVTVCLTLTAKRMAKKNCLVKNLEAVETLGSTSTICSDKTGTLTQNRMTVAHMWFDNQIHEADTTEDQSGASFDKSSVTWLSLARVAGLCNRAQFKAGQDSLPILKRDVAGDASESALLKCIELSCGSVRVMRDKNKKVAEIPFNSTNKYQLSVHETEDPNDNRYLLVMKGAPERILDRCSTILLQGKEQPMDEEMKEAFQNAYMELGGLGERVLGFCHQLLPEDQYPKGFAFDTDDVNFQTDNLCFVGLMSMIDPPRAAVPDAVGKCRSAGIKVIMVTGDHPITAKAIAKGVGIISEGNETVEDIAARLNIPVSQVNPRDAKACVIHGTDLKDLSQEQMDDILRNHTEIVFARTSPQQKLIIVEGCQRLGAIVAVTGDGVNDSPALKKADIGVAMGISGSDVSKQAADMILLDDNFASIVTGVEEGRLIFDNLKKSIAYTLTSNIPEITPFLLFIIVNIPLPLGTITILCIDLGTDMVPAISLAYEAAESDIMKRQPRNPFRDKLVNERLISIAYGQIGMIQALGGFFSYFVILAENGFLPSHLVGIRLMWDDRSVNDLEDSYGQQWTYEQRKIVEFTCHTAFFVSIVVVQWADVIICKTRRNSVFQQGMKNKILIFGLFEETALAAFLSYCPGMDVALRMYPLKPTWWFCAFPYSFLIFVYDEVRKLLLRRNPGGWVEKETYY